In Helianthus annuus cultivar XRQ/B chromosome 3, HanXRQr2.0-SUNRISE, whole genome shotgun sequence, a single window of DNA contains:
- the LOC110928746 gene encoding probable protein phosphatase 2C 27: MCVQDLEKVCEEIDHLCLSTDNNNNNNIHNHTTQVAANQINLSTSFPMESICENTVVSEEKYNNFIPILRSGEWSDIGQRPYMEDTHICIPDLARNFSNKLLGEEAISFYGVFDGHGGEGASHFVRDNLPRIIVDDDNFPLELEKVVTRSFMETDAAFARSCAVESALSSGTTALTAMIFGRSLLVANAGDCRAVLSRHGLAFEMSKDHRPCYDKERIRIESLGGFVEDGYLNGQLAVTRAIGNWHIKGLKEMDDHIGPLSAEPELKLTTLTKEDEFLIIGSDGIWDVFRNQNAVDFVRRRLQDHNDVKRCCKEMVEEAMKRGADDNLTVVIVCFQAEPPPQMVVPRGRVRRSISAEGLLNLKFHLDG; this comes from the exons ATGTGTGTGCAAGACCTagaaaaagtttgtgaagaaATAGACCATTTGTGTCTCTCAACagacaataataataacaacaatattCATAATCATACCACTCAGGTTGCTGCAAATCAGATCAATCTTTCCACTTCTTTCCCT ATGGAGAGCATATGTGAAAATACAGTTGTTTCAGAAGAAAAATATAACAACTTCATCCCGATCCTTCGGTCTGGAGAATGGTCTGATATTGGACAGAGACCATACATGGAAGACACTCACATCTGCATCCCAGATCTTGCTAGAAACTTCAGTAACAAGTTACTTGGTGAAGAAGCCATCTCATTTTATGGG GTGTTTGATGGGCACGGAGGCGAAGGTGCATCACATTTTGTGCGTGATAATCTGCCAAGAATAATTGTAGATGATGATAATTTTCCACTGGAACTTGAAAAGGTGGTGACGAGGTCGTTTATGGAGACAGATGCTGCGTTTGCCAGGTCATGTGCCGTTGAGTCTGCTCTATCTTCTGGCACAACTGCTCTTACTGCCATGATTTTTGGAAG aTCACTACTTGTGGCAAATGCCGGAGATTGTAGGGCGGTTCTCTCACGACACGGGCTAGCTTTTGAGATGTCAAAAGACCATAGACCGTGCTACGACAAAGAACGCATCCGGATCGAATCCTTAGGTGGGTTCGTCGAGGACGGCTACTTAAACGGTCAACTAGCCGTGACTCGAGCCATAGGAAATTGGCATATCAAAGGGCTCAAAGAAATGGACGACCACATCGGTCCACTGAGTGCCGAGCCAGAGCTCAAACTCACCACACTAACGAAAGAAGACGAGTTTTTGATCATCGGAAGCGATGGGATCTGGGACGTGTTTAGGAACCAAAACGCGGTGGATTTTGTGAGGCGACGGTTGCAGGATCATAACGATGTGAAAAGGTGTTGTAAGGAGATGGTGGAGGAAGCGATGAAGAGAGGAGCGGATGATAATTTGACGGTGGTCATTGTATGTTTTCAGGCGGAACCGCCACCGCAAATGGTGGTGCCGAGAGGTAGAGTGAGGCGGAGCATTTCGGCTGAAGGGTTGCTTAATCTTAAATTCCATCTTGATGGGTAA